A single region of the Acanthopagrus latus isolate v.2019 chromosome 11, fAcaLat1.1, whole genome shotgun sequence genome encodes:
- the LOC119028820 gene encoding sentrin-specific protease 5-like — MVHSGSSSPMKTTPSASPHLTVPATAPPLQAAPLVPPSGDITDQDLTKTPTKFLTTDLTSNADLTQRCTPSLASTEPHVETPAKVLATNSSPASAQSSTPTLTPAQSIVNGRSSGRKRTPKACDCCGPNSKGHNDKTSGRGKGRVKGRGRGRICSDFPDTPKRKTGGQLNYVKNLDLTKETVEEVEDNNNSNERVQTTAVVADTRSQTPAALPVTVSLQDGPMRNSAALEKEDAQKKEEMLIEGSGAAGGKGGGDSRDVEMRLSGMAGRGTPAVRGRGRAGRGMVGVISAAKTEVTGGLRRGGLGGVFISSRTYSLPRSMLVQRANNHVAEMNHGEETVPTTVESPFGNGDTVNLSDTEPEEDTKEYNLIMSEVENGQSGPASRSGSTEDLDSEMQVDQNPDRTDSVSQPATLSNGNNTTLKNEDHCASLMEVETTRLAAVVPSHQGPISVSNMQHCLALRDHRLYCQPGTWEKEQMEEVLGKIGGNVDGKMQDEEESLEQLTDTIHEFLENFYLKYGGFIPLSETDVLEYLKKKGNSDLSQTGLDIKKEMTRYRAGLASAPIACFMVTYNKHTLGLEDLSTLEEQNWLNDQVINMYGELIMEATQHKVHFFNSFFHKQLVAKGYEGVKRWTKKVDLFSKWLLLIPIHLEIHWSLITVTMATKTISYYDSQGIVFRHTTDNIMKYLLSEAKEKKQTAFQKGWKITIIKGIPQQKNDSDCGVFVLEYCRCLSVKQPLLFSQEDMPRIRKRIYKELCDCRLDD; from the exons ATGGTTCACAGCGGCTCTTCATCTccaatgaaaacaacaccatcagcaTCACCTCATCTAACTGTTCCTGCTACTGCACCTCCTCTACAAGCAGCTCCTCTAGTGCCCCCTTCTGGAGATATCACAGATCAGGACCTAACCAAAACCCCAACCAAATTCCTCACCACAGACCTTACCTCCAATGCAGACTTGACCCAGCGCTGTACTCCGAGTCTTGCCAGTACAGAGCCACATGTTGAAACTCCAGCAAAAGTACTTGCTACTAACTCAAGCCCAGCGTCAGCCCAGTCCTCGACACCAACACTGACCCCTGCTCAAAGCATCGTCAATGGCCGTTCGTCAGGCAGGAAGAGGACCCCTAAGGCCTGTGACTGCTGTGGCCCCAACAGTAAAGGACACAATGACAAAACCTCAGGCAGAGGGAAGGGGAGAGTTAAGGgtagagggagagggaggattTGTAGTGACTTCCCGGACACCCCAAAAAGGAAAACGGGTGGCCAGTTGAACTATGTCAAGAACCTTGATTTGACCAAGGAGAcagtggaggaagtggaggataacaacaacagtaatgaGAGGGTGCAAACAACTGCAGTGGTGGCTGATACTCGGTCACAAACACCTGCTGCCCTCCCTGTCACAGTCTCCCTGCAGGATGGACCAATGAGGAACTCTGCTGCACTAGAGAAAGAGGATGcacagaaaaaggaggagatgTTGATAGAGGGTTCAGGGGCTGCTGGTGGGAAAGGAGGTGGTGACAGCAGGGATGTGGAGATGAGATTGTCGGGAATGGCAGGCAGAGGAACACCAGCAGTTAGAGGTAGAGGTAGAGCAGGGAGGGGAATGGTGGGAGTAATAtctgcagcaaaaacagagGTAACAGGTGGACTAAGGAGGGGAGGTTTAGGCGGTGTTTTCATCAGTTCTAGAACATACAGCCTACCTCGGTCAATGTTAGTGCAGCGGGCAAACAACCATGTTGCCGAGATGAACCACGGAGAGGAGACTGTCCCTACCACAGTTGAATCTCCATTTGGAAACGGAGACACTGTAAACCTATCTGACACCGAACCCGAAGAGGACACAAAGGAGTACAACCTGATCATGAGTGAAGTGGAAAATGGACAGTCAGGTCCTGCTTCAAGGTCAGGATCTACTGAGGACCTCGACTCTGAGATGCAGGTGGACCAGAATCCTGACAGGACAGACTCTGTGTCCCAACCAGCAACTCTGTCCAACGGAAACAACACCACACTAAAAAATGAGGACCACTGCGCCTCACTTATGGAGGTGGAAACTACTCGTCTGGCTGCGGTTGTTCCTTCACACCAGGGCCCTATTTCAGTATCCAACATGCAGCACTGCTTGGCATTGAGGGACCACAGACTGTACTGTCAGCCTGGAACCTGGGAGAAGGAGCAGATGGAAGAAGTGTTGGGCAAAATTGGAGGAAATGTTGATGGAAAGATGCAGGATGAGGAAGAAAGCCTGGAGCAGCTCACTGATACGATCCATG AGTTTCTTGAGAACTTCTACTTAAAGTACGGCGGTTTCATTCCTCTCAGTGAGACTGATGTCCTGGAATACCTGAAGAAGAAAGGCAACTCTGACCTCAGCCAGAC tggACTTGACATCAAAAAGGAGATGACTCGGTACAGGGCAGGGCTGGCCTCTGCTCCTATTGCATGCTTCATGGTCACGTATAACAAACACACCCTGGGCCTGGAGGACCTGAGCACGTTGGAGGAACAGAACTGGCTTAATGACCAG GTCATCAACATGTACGGAGAACTCATCATGGAGGCGACACAACACAAG gtTCATTTCTTCAACAGCTTTTTCCACAAGCAGCTGGTTGCCAAGGGTTATGAAGGCGTGAAGAGATGGACTAAAAAA GTTGACCTGTTCTCCAAGTGGCTGTTGCTAATTCCCATCCATTTAGAAATCCATTGGTCTCTCATCAcggtcaccatggcaaccaaaACCATCAGTTACTACGATAGCCAAGGCATCGtcttcagacacacaacagaT AACATTATGAAGTACCTTCTGTCTGaagccaaagaaaagaaacagacagctTTTCAGAAAGGCTGGAAGATCACCATCATCAAG GGTATTCCTCAGCAGAAAAACGACAGCGACTGTGGAGTATTTGTCCTCGAG TACTGCCGTTGTCTGTCTGTGAAGCAGCCTCTGCTGTTCAGTCAGGAGGACATGCCTCGCATCCGCAAGCGGATCTACAAGGAGCTGTGTGACTGTCGCCTCGACGACTGA